Genomic window (Bacillus marinisedimentorum):
CGTCGTTCTCTTTCAATTTCTCATTGGCTTCTTCGCGGGAATAGCCGCCGGAAAGGGCGACAACCCGAACGACGCGCGGATGGTCGATGAGTTCTTTATACAAGTTGGCTTTTGTTGGGATGGTCAGCTTCAGCATCACGTTTTGATCTTCGGATAGATCGTCCAGGTGTTTCTGGATTTCCTGCTTCAAGATATCCTCGCATTGTTCCTTGTTTTCACTGTGAATGTTCACTTCCGGCTCAATGATCGGAACAAGGCCGGCAGCAACGATGCGTTTCCCGATGTCGAATTGCTGAGCCACGACCGCTTTGATGCCTTCCTCGTTCGGTTCATGAACGACAGAACGCATTTTGGTGCCGAAAATATTCCGTTCGTTGGCGCGGCGCAGCGTTTCATCAAGGCCAGGGTTCGGTTTCATGAGCTGGACGCCATTTTCCTGGTCGGCGAGGCCTTTGTCCACCTTCAGGAAAGGCACAATGCCTTTATCAGCAAGGTAGTCGGCGGTGTACTGCCCTTCGATTTCGCGGTCCATCGTCTGTTCGAACAGGATGGCGCCGAGAATGCGGTCGGAATTGAAGGCAGGGGATGTGATGATCCTTGTCCTCATTTCATGTACCAGATCGAACATTTCATCTTCACCGTTATAGGAATCTTCCGGTACACCGTACGCCGCCAACGCTTTCGGCGTGCTCCCGCCGCTCTGGTCGAGTGCAGCGATAAATCCTTTTCCGTTTTTCATTTTGTCAAACTGGTTTTGGTTCATGCATTCCACTCCTTTTTCAGTATTCGAAAAAACATCCACCTTTTATTTTCCCATTATTCGGCCATCTTTAAAACCGTATATTTTAAATAGTTCCTATGATGGTCATGACCCATGGCAGTAAACCTTCCAGATATGCCTGTTAAACAGGGTGGATGGCACGTGATTTTCGACAAAATCCGAGCAGTGACAGGCACCTGTCGGTATATAATGGTAAGCAGAACCTAAATGAAAAGGAGCCGTCCGATGAGGTTTCTGATTGAGTATAAAGATTTCAAAACGAAAGAGACAAACAATGTGTCGCTGCACTTGCTTGATACATTTTTAAATGAACACCTTATCGGCACATTTCATGGACATACCTATGAATGCATCCTGATCCGGTTTGTCACTAATGCTCCCCCAACGAGGAAACTGAAGCTGAAATCCCTTTATAATACGATTGCCGAAGTAGAAGTGAACGGGGATTTCAACGGTTCAAGCGGGCTGGATATAGAGGATTTCAGGCAGGGGTTATTCAAAGCGGAAGAAGCCATTAAAAGGGTGCCCCTTATCGAACGTAAAGAACCGATGGATTTTCAGCAAGCAAAACTTCTTGATGATTATAAACATGCAATTGAACATGCGCCAAAGACAAGGGAAGAGCTCGTTCAATATGCACAACATGAACAAAACACGAGGTTTGGAAACCAGGCCAAAAGGGCGGATTGTTTATTGTACAGCTATTCAATTAATCCCCGTCCGTTAACCCGAAAGTTAACGGGAATCCGCATCTACAGCCAATTTGAAAAGGGGGCGCTGGCTCCATTCGATTTTATCTATTCAGCTATATTCAGTAATTTATTAAGAAGGGCTAATGTGCTGCTTCCCAATTATGATGAAATATATATCAATATTGCTGAAACGATGGAACAGGCAAAACAGGAAATCGCCTTGGAAACCTGGCACAAATATACGTATTCTACGCTGGACTTGTCCACGTACCTATCTTCTGATGATGAAGTGAAATCACAGATGCTGTTCAACAGTATTTGCGCTGGGCTGAGATTAATTGCGGAAATTGATGACTTAGAATCGGAAAAAATCGAGGAAGTTATTACTCTTGTTAAAAACAATGGACCGGATATGGAATTGACCTATGCTTCCAAACAAAATAAGAACTATTTGGCAGAGGTCATCTATAACGTTCCAAAGAGCCATCTCAATAAAGCAGAATACAAGCTTAGGGTTACCGAGTTGAAATCGGGGAAATCAGGTGTTGCCCATATCGACTTCATCGATACATATTGGGCACCATACAGTTTTGGAAAGATATCCATTAAAAAAGATGAGATTATCATAAAGGGAAGGGAAAGCTTGAGGGCAGAAATATCCAGGGAAGCAGATAACCTCCCTGATGAGTATCTATTTAAAATTTCCGATATGATTTTGTAAAAGGACTATTCAACTTCTGTCGCCTGGTAAAAACCAGGCGTTTTTATGTAGAAAAGGTGAGAGGGATGGATAGATTTGCATAAGGATCAGTCCTTTACTGACTGCAAATAAACCATGCGGCATTACTATCCTACTATTTTTTGTTATAGTAGAAGTATATGAAAAATTCTGAAAAGGTGAATCTATGAAATTACAAGATGATTTTCAATCCTTTCCATATCCCTTTAAAGACAGTGACGTCTACAGATACTCCAACAACGCGGTTCCGCTAGATCCT
Coding sequences:
- a CDS encoding fructose bisphosphate aldolase, whose amino-acid sequence is MNQNQFDKMKNGKGFIAALDQSGGSTPKALAAYGVPEDSYNGEDEMFDLVHEMRTRIITSPAFNSDRILGAILFEQTMDREIEGQYTADYLADKGIVPFLKVDKGLADQENGVQLMKPNPGLDETLRRANERNIFGTKMRSVVHEPNEEGIKAVVAQQFDIGKRIVAAGLVPIIEPEVNIHSENKEQCEDILKQEIQKHLDDLSEDQNVMLKLTIPTKANLYKELIDHPRVVRVVALSGGYSREEANEKLKENDGMIASFSRALASDLNANQSDEEFNEKLQKAVDSIYDASVNKK